Proteins from one Deinococcus sp. AB2017081 genomic window:
- the rpmG gene encoding 50S ribosomal protein L33 — MAKDGPRIIVKMESSAGTGFYYTTTKNRRNTQAKMELRKYDPVAKKHVVFKEKKV, encoded by the coding sequence ATGGCGAAGGACGGCCCCCGCATTATCGTGAAGATGGAAAGCAGCGCTGGAACTGGCTTCTACTACACGACCACCAAGAACCGCCGCAACACGCAGGCCAAGATGGAACTGCGCAAGTACGACCCCGTCGCCAAGAAGCACGTGGTCTTCAAGGAGAAGAAGGTCTGA
- the secE gene encoding preprotein translocase subunit SecE has protein sequence MNLIQYFRDSRAELSRVSWPTRAQVLEGTQAVLIFVVALTLVTWLMDVVFGNVIRLILQGSIG, from the coding sequence ATGAACTTGATCCAGTATTTCCGCGACTCGCGCGCGGAACTCTCACGCGTCTCGTGGCCCACGCGCGCCCAGGTGCTCGAGGGAACCCAGGCCGTGTTGATCTTCGTCGTGGCACTCACGCTGGTCACCTGGCTGATGGACGTGGTCTTCGGCAACGTCATCCGGCTGATCCTGCAAGGAAGTATCGGATGA
- the nusG gene encoding transcription termination/antitermination protein NusG: MSIEWYAVHTYVGQEDRVESQLMDRAGKLGMRGTKIFQVLQPAEKAVELQDGGKKVEVERKLFPGYVFVQMDVEDDDAPGELGESWEVVRGTAGVTGFVGTATRPVPLSFDEVQRLLASVGVAAQPKVEEAPRVKVDLKAGDMVRVTGGPFADFSGVISEVNIPQSKVKVLVSIFGRETPVELDFAQVAK, from the coding sequence ATGAGTATCGAGTGGTATGCCGTGCACACCTACGTGGGTCAGGAAGACCGCGTCGAGTCGCAGCTGATGGACCGCGCCGGAAAACTCGGCATGCGTGGCACCAAGATCTTCCAGGTGCTCCAGCCCGCCGAGAAGGCCGTCGAACTCCAGGACGGGGGCAAGAAGGTCGAGGTCGAGCGCAAGCTCTTCCCCGGCTACGTCTTCGTCCAGATGGACGTCGAGGACGACGACGCGCCCGGCGAGCTGGGCGAGTCGTGGGAAGTCGTGCGCGGCACGGCCGGCGTGACCGGCTTCGTCGGCACGGCCACCCGCCCGGTGCCGCTGTCCTTCGACGAGGTGCAGCGCCTGCTGGCCTCGGTCGGCGTGGCGGCCCAGCCCAAGGTCGAGGAAGCCCCGCGCGTGAAGGTGGATCTCAAGGCGGGCGACATGGTGCGCGTGACCGGCGGCCCCTTCGCGGACTTCAGCGGCGTGATCAGCGAGGTCAACATCCCGCAGTCCAAGGTCAAGGTGCTCGTGAGCATCTTCGGCCGCGAGACCCCGGTCGAGCTGGACTTCGCGCAGGTCGCCAAGTAA
- the rplK gene encoding 50S ribosomal protein L11, producing MKKVMGIVKLQLPAGKATPAPPVGPALGQYGANIMEFTKAFNAQTADKGDAIIPVEITIFADRSFTFITKTPPMSYLIRKAAGLQKGSPTPNKAKVGKLNWDQVLEIAKTKMPDLNAGSVEAAANTVAGTARSMGVTIEGAPNA from the coding sequence ATGAAGAAAGTCATGGGGATTGTCAAGCTGCAACTCCCGGCAGGGAAGGCCACGCCGGCCCCCCCGGTCGGCCCGGCGCTCGGTCAGTACGGCGCGAACATCATGGAGTTCACCAAGGCGTTCAACGCCCAGACTGCCGACAAGGGTGACGCGATCATCCCGGTCGAGATCACGATCTTCGCCGACCGCAGCTTCACCTTCATCACCAAGACCCCCCCGATGAGCTACCTGATCCGCAAGGCCGCCGGCCTGCAGAAGGGCAGCCCGACCCCCAACAAGGCCAAGGTCGGCAAGCTGAACTGGGATCAGGTGCTGGAAATCGCAAAGACCAAGATGCCCGACCTGAACGCGGGCAGCGTCGAAGCCGCCGCCAACACGGTCGCCGGCACCGCCCGCTCCATGGGCGTGACCATCGAGGGGGCTCCCAATGCCTAA